A window of Candidatus Cloacimonadota bacterium contains these coding sequences:
- a CDS encoding response regulator produces MDRKIKIMLVEDEAIIAKYLRMELELEGFEVIDFIPTGEKAVKLVETEKPDVVLMDIKLAGKMDGIQAAKYIIDNHKLPIIFMTSYSKLEITKRAKQLNPAAYFNKPITAEDLKPVILEIIEQKHNRLSQK; encoded by the coding sequence ATGGATAGGAAAATAAAGATAATGCTTGTAGAAGATGAAGCAATAATTGCCAAATACTTGAGAATGGAGTTGGAACTGGAAGGTTTCGAGGTAATAGATTTCATTCCTACTGGTGAAAAGGCTGTTAAATTGGTAGAAACCGAAAAGCCTGATGTGGTGCTGATGGACATAAAATTAGCCGGTAAAATGGATGGCATACAGGCTGCAAAGTATATTATTGATAATCATAAATTGCCGATTATTTTCATGACGAGTTATTCCAAACTGGAAATAACAAAACGCGCCAAACAACTAAATCCGGCTGCGTATTTCAATAAACCGATTACAGCCGAAGATTTGAAACCAGTAATTTTAGAAATAATTGAACAAAAGCATAATCGCTTAAGTCAAAAATAA